Part of the Desulfobacterales bacterium genome is shown below.
GTCACACCGCAGGCCCTCGCCGGGGTTCTGAAAAAATGGCTTCCCGGGGAGAAGGATGAGGACAGAAAAGAACATGCCCATGACAGCAGCGATGCGTCATCACTCATCGGTCATCACTCCTCGTTGGTATTTGACAAGGCGGGCATGCTGGCCCGACTGATGGATGACAAGGAACTGGCTGAAACAGTGATCAACGTTTTCCTGACGGATATCCCGCGACAGATCGAGTCGCTTCGGGGCTATTTGGAGACCGGAGACGTTCCGCACGTCAGACGCCAGGTTCACGCCATCAAAGGCGCGTCGGCCAACGTCGGCGGTGAGCGACTGAGAAAAGTGGCTTTCGAGATGGAAAAGTCGGCCAGAATCAGAGATCTTGACACGGTCAAGGCCCTCATGACCGAACTGGAAGCGGAGTTTGATCGGTTGAAACACGCCATGATAAATGAACTGCAAACACAATCATCAAAGAAGAGAATACCATGAAAATACTGATAGCCGACGACGATTTCACCAGCCGCATGCTGCTTCAGGGACTGCTGCAGAGCCACGGTACGGTCCACCTCGCTGTTAATGGCAGGGAAGCCGTCGAGGCCGTGCGCCTGGCTCTGGAGGCCGATGAGCTCTACGACCTGATCTGTCTGGATATTATGATGCCCGAAATGGACGGACAGGAAGCGCTCCGTCAAATCCGACTGATGGAAGAGACAAAAGGCATCGCAGTTCCAGACCGGGTGAAAATTATCATGGCAACCGCCCTTGCCGACAAGGCCAACGTCATAAAGGCCCTTAATCACCAATGCGACTACTTCCTGGTCAAGCCGATCCAGAAGGCGAGGCTGATGGAAAAACTGCGCAACCTGAAGCTGATCTTATAACACGGAGGATTTTCCCATGCGCATCCTGATAGCCGAAGACGATTTCACATCCCGCACCGTACTGGCGGGTGTGTTGAAAAAAAGTGGGCATGAAGTGGTGGTAACCGTCAGTGGCGCTGTGGCGTGGGATGTGATGCAGCAGTCCGACGCGCCCCGGCTGCTGATTCTCGACTGGCTGATGCCGGAAATGGACGGATTGGATGTCATACGCCGGGTCCGCGCGCTGCAAACCGACCGGCCGCCTTACATCATCATGCTGACCATCCGGGATGAAAAAGCCGACATCATCGCCGGGTTAGATGCCGGCGCCAACGACTACCTGGCCAAGCCCTTTGATCCCGGCGAGCTGATCGCCCGCGTTGAGGTCGGCCGGCGCATGGTCGAGATGCAGGACGCGCTCATCGAAAGTAAAAAGGCCCTGGAACACCAGGCCACCCACGATCCGTTGACGGGTATGCTCAATCGCCGGGCGATTTGCGATC
Proteins encoded:
- a CDS encoding response regulator; its protein translation is MKILIADDDFTSRMLLQGLLQSHGTVHLAVNGREAVEAVRLALEADELYDLICLDIMMPEMDGQEALRQIRLMEETKGIAVPDRVKIIMATALADKANVIKALNHQCDYFLVKPIQKARLMEKLRNLKLIL